AAACATGCTGCTATGCGTAAACAATGACTAAAACGTTTATCAGCCGAACATAAAATTCCTGGCATACATAAGATTTTTTCGTCCATTGCTTGGTGAAATAGTTCTAATGTGTCTATCGATTCAGGCAGCTCTAGCCATAAAATAAATCCTGCTTGTGGGCGACTGACTCGAGTACCGAGTGGAAAATAACGACAAATATAAGATTTGATGGTATCAATTTGTTGTTGATAGCGTTTTTTGAGCTGACGTAAATGCAGATCATAACCACCATTTTCTAAGAAAAGTCCTAACGTTTCTGTGAGCAAAGCTGGCTCGGCAACGGTTGTCGTAAATTTAAGTTGCTGCACAATATTACGAAAGCGCCCAGCTTCTAACCAGCCAATTCGATAGTCGGGTGCTACAGTTTTAGTATAGCTACCACATACCAATACCCACCCATTTTGGTCAAATGCCTTCACATTGGGTAAGAGTGGTTCAGTGAGTTGCAATTCGGCGTACATCGCATCTTCAATGACGGGAACCTGAAATTGATTAGCTAGCTCTGCCAAACGGCGGCGGTTGCTTTCAGGCATGCTAAAACCGAGAGGATTGTGTCCTGTTGGAATGGTTAATATGGCTTGTACACTTTTAGACTTTAAGAGTTCTTCAAGAGCATCTAGGCACATACCTGTATGCGGTGAAGTCGGCACTTCTACAATTTTTCGGCCTAAATTATGAAGAAGCGGGTACAGATTGTGAAATGTAGGGATCTCAAGTGCAATGCTGTCACCCGCTTGAGTTGTTGCCATAATCGCGAGACTTAAAGCCTCCATTGTGCCATGAGTGAGTACAATATCATCTGCTGAAAGAAACATGCAGAGTTGTAAGCCTCGCCTAGCAATTTGAGTACGTAAACGTATAGAGCCGGGCGGTAAAGTATAGCTTTTAAAAATATCTGGTTGTGTCCGTAAAACTTGAGCAGTTAAACGTTTTAAGCGTTCAATTGGGTAGAAATTTTCACCAGAAGGACAAGCTAAAGCCAAATTGATATAGGCTGGGTCCATTTGCTTTTTAACGATTTGTGCGAGAAAACAACTAATGCCTGAAAGTGATACTTTTTCTTCACTTACATAACGCTCTTCGAGTTCTAGTAAGTTTGAAGGTGCATGACAAACATAGTAACCAGACTGTGGGCGAACAGAAATTAAACCTTGGTCTTCAAGCTGACGATAAGCTTCTTTTACGGTGTTAATACTGACCTGATAATGATTTGCGCAGTCTCGGATTGATGGTAAGCGTGAACCAATAGGTTGCCTTCCATTCTGAATTTGAAGGGCTAGGTCATCACTCACTTTTTTATATTTGTACATATCAATTCATTAAAAAGCCAAAGCAATGGATACACTTTAGAGTGATCTTTTATTTAACTCAAATATTGTGATTACTTTTGATTAGTCCATTTAACGCAAATCTAAACTAAAAACTGTGTCTATTATTTTTCATATTAACTGGTACTGTGACCATTAAAAATAAATCAGTAAGATCAAAAAATGGTAAGGACTCAAAAGCCATATTTTTAAATTTTAAAATCAGTAGGAGTGGTCTATGTCTGTTGTTGCATTTAAACAAGTTGATGTTTTTACTTCACAAGCATTTAAAGGTAATCCTGTCGCAGTCATTATGGATGCCAGTACTTTAACGTCTGAACAGATGCAGGAAATTGCGAATTGGACTAATCTTTCTGAAACGACATTTGTGCTCCCTGCGACCGATTCGCAAGCTGATTATCAGGTTCGAATTTTTACTCCACAAAGTGAGTT
This region of Acinetobacter sp. XS-4 genomic DNA includes:
- a CDS encoding PLP-dependent aminotransferase family protein; this encodes MDMYKYKKVSDDLALQIQNGRQPIGSRLPSIRDCANHYQVSINTVKEAYRQLEDQGLISVRPQSGYYVCHAPSNLLELEERYVSEEKVSLSGISCFLAQIVKKQMDPAYINLALACPSGENFYPIERLKRLTAQVLRTQPDIFKSYTLPPGSIRLRTQIARRGLQLCMFLSADDIVLTHGTMEALSLAIMATTQAGDSIALEIPTFHNLYPLLHNLGRKIVEVPTSPHTGMCLDALEELLKSKSVQAILTIPTGHNPLGFSMPESNRRRLAELANQFQVPVIEDAMYAELQLTEPLLPNVKAFDQNGWVLVCGSYTKTVAPDYRIGWLEAGRFRNIVQQLKFTTTVAEPALLTETLGLFLENGGYDLHLRQLKKRYQQQIDTIKSYICRYFPLGTRVSRPQAGFILWLELPESIDTLELFHQAMDEKILCMPGILCSADKRFSHCLRIAACFELNPKMLNALMRLGELAKNMLPAQKDISQIPTNSVG